One Spinacia oleracea cultivar Varoflay chromosome 4, BTI_SOV_V1, whole genome shotgun sequence DNA segment encodes these proteins:
- the LOC130471816 gene encoding uncharacterized protein, with protein sequence MAEVLDEAEAFIHATEICSASKDGKAGEATDSSGKKDKIDRKVPRFHEDIGHDTKDCRSLKRALEGLASKGHLKTYLQRSTHSTGKNHYKKNKSHVSATEGNHSEGGFVAVISGEPAAGGATMRGQKDYARRLGQVMLSGKSPVDPFPRIEICESDGGRISTPHDHPLVVDIEISNMRVKRILIDT encoded by the exons ATGGCTGAAGTCTTGGACGAGGCCGAAGCCTTTATTcatgcaacagaaatatgcagTGCGTCCAAGGATGGAAAGGCTGGTGAAGCGACGGACTCCTCAGGGAAGAAAGACAAGATAGACAGGAAAGTCCCACGA TTCCACGAGGATATAGGACATGACACCAAGGATTGCAGGAGCCTGAAGAGAGCCCTAGAAGGCCTAGCCTCTAAGGGGCACCTAAAAACCTACTTGCAAAGAAGCACTCACAGCACGGGAAAAAATCATTACAAGAAAAACAAGTCACATGTCTCAGCTACAGAAGGAAATCACAGCGAAggaggatttgtagccgtcatatcagGAGAACCAGCTGCTGGGGGGGCCACCATGAGAGGACAGAAAGATTATGCCCGCCGTCTAGGTCAGGTAATGTTATCGGGGAAATCACCAGTGGACCCATTCCCTCGGATAGAAATATGTGAATCGGACGGTGGACGTATatccaccccgcatgaccacCCTCTCGTGGTCGATATCGAAATCTCTAACATGAGGGTAAAACGCATCTTGATAGATACATGA